One region of Candidatus Neomarinimicrobiota bacterium genomic DNA includes:
- the pstB gene encoding phosphate ABC transporter ATP-binding protein PstB, which produces MNEALIANEGFDGATEKMESINLSVSYGDDPAISEVSMKVYENAITALIGPSGCGKSTLLRSFNRMNELIPGVKIDGQVLFHGEDLYAKDVDPVAVRRRIGMVFQKPNPFPKSIYDNVAFGPRIYGYQGNMDALVEESLKSAALWDEVKDKLDSNGLELSGGQQQRLCIARTIAVKPEVILMDEPTSALDPIAAGKIEDLLQELKKEYTILIVTHNMQQAARVSDLTAFMMIEEERRTGVLVEYNRTNELFTNPIVQSTQDYITGRFG; this is translated from the coding sequence ATGAACGAAGCGCTCATTGCCAACGAAGGATTTGACGGCGCAACTGAAAAAATGGAGAGCATTAACCTATCGGTCTCCTATGGTGATGACCCTGCCATCAGTGAGGTTTCGATGAAGGTATACGAAAACGCCATTACGGCGTTAATTGGTCCGAGCGGATGCGGGAAAAGTACTCTTCTGCGAAGCTTTAACCGGATGAATGAATTGATACCGGGGGTGAAGATAGACGGACAAGTGCTTTTTCATGGAGAGGACCTGTATGCCAAAGATGTCGATCCTGTTGCGGTGCGCCGACGGATTGGTATGGTCTTCCAGAAACCGAATCCATTTCCCAAATCCATCTATGATAATGTGGCGTTTGGACCTCGAATTTATGGGTATCAGGGTAACATGGATGCCTTGGTGGAAGAATCGCTGAAGTCGGCGGCTCTCTGGGACGAGGTTAAAGATAAACTGGACAGTAACGGGCTGGAACTCTCCGGTGGCCAGCAGCAGCGGCTCTGCATCGCCCGGACCATAGCGGTAAAGCCGGAAGTTATTCTTATGGACGAACCGACCTCAGCCCTTGATCCGATAGCGGCCGGTAAAATTGAAGATCTGTTGCAAGAGCTCAAAAAAGAATATACAATACTTATTGTGACCCATAACATGCAGCAGGCAGCCCGAGTGAGTGACCTGACGGCGTTTATGATGATTGAGGAAGAACGCCGGACGGGAGTATTAGTAGAATACAACCGAACGAATGAACTCTTTACCAATCCGATAGTCCAGAGTACCCAGGATTATATTACCGGACGATTCGGCTAA
- a CDS encoding response regulator transcription factor, giving the protein MARQILIADDEEDFLEILTYNLEKEGFDVIAVQDGKAAMDALDTNPDLIILDVMMPEMDGYEVCKAIRAKGIDTPIIFLTAKDSEFDEVLGLEIGGDDYITKPFSPMTLIARVRAHLRKLQSEPTPEIIHIGKLAIDPENYTVKLDGEEIDFTKTEFNLLAYLAQRPNVVHSRETLLSSVWGNDTFVIDRTVDVHVGKVRKKLKDYGQYIETKAGVGYRLNTRRIENGN; this is encoded by the coding sequence GTGGCCAGACAAATCCTGATTGCCGACGACGAGGAAGATTTTCTGGAAATTCTCACCTACAACCTTGAGAAGGAAGGATTTGACGTTATCGCAGTGCAGGATGGCAAAGCGGCAATGGATGCCCTGGATACTAATCCCGATCTTATCATACTTGACGTGATGATGCCGGAGATGGACGGATACGAAGTGTGCAAGGCCATTCGCGCTAAAGGCATCGACACGCCGATTATTTTCCTGACTGCCAAAGATTCGGAATTCGACGAAGTCCTGGGCCTGGAGATCGGCGGTGACGATTATATTACCAAGCCGTTCAGCCCGATGACGCTGATTGCCAGGGTACGGGCTCATCTGCGCAAGTTACAATCCGAACCAACCCCAGAGATAATCCACATCGGCAAACTCGCCATCGATCCCGAGAATTATACGGTGAAATTGGATGGGGAAGAGATAGATTTTACCAAAACCGAATTTAATTTGCTTGCATATCTGGCGCAACGTCCCAATGTGGTCCACAGCCGGGAAACACTCTTGTCAAGTGTGTGGGGGAATGATACTTTTGTCATTGACCGAACCGTGGATGTTCATGTCGGGAAAGTCCGGAAAAAGCTAAAAGATTATGGCCAATATATTGAAACCAAGGCCGGCGTGGGATATCGACTGAACACCCGCCGAATTGAAAATGGGAATTAG
- a CDS encoding PstS family phosphate ABC transporter substrate-binding protein, with translation MKKVLLFVTAAFLLIGCGQKQQEGITGKISIDGSSTVYPITEAVAEEFMKEYSRVRVTVGTSGSGGGFQKFTSKETDISDASRPIKETEISKAKKNGVQFIELPVAFDGLSVVVNPKNDWVDYLTVEDLERMWKPEAQGKITRWSQVRSEWPDRELNLYGPGVSSGTFDYFTEAVVGREGASRGDYTASEDDNVLVQGVAGDINALGFFGFAYYHENQDRLKIVPIDDGNPDNGKGPIAPTFQTIGNGTYQPLARPLFIYVREESANRAEVQEFIHFFFENAPQLVQEVGYIPLSDTTYAHAMDRFEERVTGSVFSGGSQVGVNINELLQTR, from the coding sequence ATGAAGAAAGTATTACTGTTTGTTACCGCGGCATTCTTATTAATTGGATGTGGCCAAAAGCAGCAAGAGGGCATCACCGGGAAAATTTCAATTGATGGATCAAGCACAGTGTACCCAATCACCGAGGCGGTGGCTGAGGAGTTTATGAAGGAGTACAGTCGGGTACGTGTGACCGTTGGCACGAGCGGTTCCGGGGGCGGCTTCCAGAAGTTTACTTCCAAAGAGACAGATATCTCGGATGCGTCGCGCCCTATCAAAGAGACTGAAATTTCCAAGGCGAAGAAGAATGGCGTGCAATTTATCGAACTCCCGGTGGCGTTCGATGGATTATCCGTGGTCGTGAATCCGAAAAATGACTGGGTGGACTATTTAACTGTCGAAGACCTGGAGCGGATGTGGAAACCGGAAGCCCAGGGAAAAATTACGCGCTGGAGCCAGGTTCGATCCGAATGGCCGGACAGGGAGTTAAACCTGTATGGTCCGGGTGTCTCCTCCGGGACGTTTGACTACTTTACGGAAGCAGTTGTTGGCAGAGAAGGTGCAAGCCGGGGCGATTATACCGCCAGCGAAGACGATAATGTGCTGGTGCAGGGCGTAGCCGGTGATATCAATGCACTCGGTTTTTTCGGATTTGCATACTACCATGAGAATCAGGACAGGCTCAAAATTGTGCCCATCGATGACGGAAATCCGGATAACGGTAAAGGCCCGATTGCTCCGACTTTTCAAACCATTGGGAACGGGACATACCAGCCGCTGGCCAGACCGTTGTTTATCTACGTTAGAGAGGAATCAGCGAACCGGGCAGAGGTGCAGGAATTTATTCACTTCTTCTTTGAAAATGCCCCCCAACTGGTACAGGAGGTTGGCTATATTCCGCTGAGCGACACCACATACGCGCATGCAATGGATCGGTTCGAGGAGCGGGTAACGGGATCTGTGTTCAGCGGCGGCTCCCAGGTCGGTGTTAACATCAATGAACTGCTGCAGACCCGGTAA
- the phoU gene encoding phosphate signaling complex protein PhoU produces MTKRFVRELERLRDLLLEMGSLVEDQINGMIKALMTRDKDLARELIEKDKEIDDLEIKIDQLCEEIIALSQPVASDLRLIVAGFKMSNDLERMGDQAKNIGIQVVHMKPVDESTLKKMRLDVMTSFVEDMVTDALDAFVHGDAPQAKSVCDMDDEVDNINLYLMKKFGDEDGFGLSDAQRVNLLIIVQNLERIGDLATNIAEDVIFLVKAKVIKHGYEEFDES; encoded by the coding sequence ATGACAAAACGTTTTGTCAGAGAACTGGAACGGCTCCGGGATCTTCTCCTGGAGATGGGGAGTCTGGTTGAAGACCAGATCAACGGGATGATTAAGGCGCTGATGACCCGGGACAAAGATCTGGCCAGAGAACTCATTGAAAAAGATAAAGAGATCGATGACCTGGAAATTAAGATTGACCAGCTCTGCGAGGAAATTATCGCGTTGTCTCAACCGGTGGCATCCGACTTGCGTCTTATTGTCGCCGGATTTAAAATGAGTAACGACCTGGAGCGCATGGGGGATCAGGCGAAGAATATCGGCATACAGGTCGTACATATGAAACCGGTGGACGAATCCACCCTTAAGAAAATGCGGTTGGACGTGATGACGTCTTTTGTGGAGGACATGGTCACCGACGCGCTGGATGCCTTCGTCCACGGCGATGCACCCCAGGCAAAGAGTGTGTGCGATATGGATGATGAAGTCGATAACATCAATCTCTACCTGATGAAAAAATTCGGTGACGAGGATGGGTTCGGGCTCTCCGACGCCCAGCGGGTTAACCTGCTGATTATTGTGCAAAATCTGGAGCGGATCGGCGACCTTGCAACAAATATCGCTGAAGATGTAATCTTCCTGGTGAAAGCGAAAGTTATTAAACATGGATATGAAGAATTTGATGAATCCTGA
- the pstA gene encoding phosphate ABC transporter permease PstA, with translation MSSLNISSRENQELFPGKPTRSLGENNSTIERSHRYGTIFKWVAVGAASIAVAVLAVLLFDIFTDGAGRVNWEFFQNYPSRHPEGAGIKSALYGSIWVIVFTVIISLPLGIGAAFYLEEFAPKNRLTEIININIANLAAVPSIVYGILGLALFVRAFSLGRSVLAGAFTMGLLILPIIIIASREAIRGVPSSVREASMGLGATKWQTVRHHVFPQAFPGILTGTILALSRAVGETAPLIMIGALTFVPFVPGNIESLSDVLSDPLALITFAPFDGFTVLPIQIFNWVSRPEAAFHVAAAAAIVVLLAILLSMNALAIFLRYRFEKKGPQNR, from the coding sequence ATGAGCAGTCTCAATATTTCCAGCAGAGAAAATCAGGAATTGTTTCCCGGAAAACCCACCAGATCCCTGGGAGAGAATAACTCCACCATTGAAAGGAGCCACCGGTATGGCACCATATTTAAATGGGTGGCGGTAGGGGCAGCCTCCATTGCTGTGGCCGTGCTAGCAGTGTTGCTGTTTGACATCTTCACCGATGGTGCCGGGAGGGTTAACTGGGAATTTTTCCAGAACTATCCATCCAGGCATCCGGAAGGAGCTGGTATCAAATCGGCGCTATACGGGAGCATCTGGGTCATTGTATTCACTGTAATCATTTCGCTGCCGTTGGGAATTGGCGCGGCGTTCTACCTGGAGGAGTTCGCCCCCAAAAACCGGCTGACGGAGATCATCAACATCAATATTGCGAATCTGGCGGCTGTGCCCTCCATTGTATACGGTATCCTGGGACTGGCGCTCTTTGTTAGAGCATTTTCCCTGGGACGCTCGGTGCTGGCAGGCGCGTTTACCATGGGGCTGTTGATTCTACCCATCATCATTATTGCTTCCAGAGAAGCCATACGTGGTGTGCCGAGCTCTGTCCGGGAGGCATCGATGGGGTTGGGAGCCACCAAATGGCAGACCGTGCGGCATCATGTCTTCCCGCAGGCGTTTCCCGGCATCCTGACCGGAACGATCCTGGCACTGTCCCGCGCAGTGGGGGAGACGGCGCCGCTGATTATGATTGGCGCGCTGACCTTTGTTCCCTTCGTCCCGGGGAACATTGAATCGTTGTCAGATGTGCTTTCCGATCCGCTGGCGCTCATCACCTTTGCGCCGTTCGATGGATTCACCGTGCTCCCGATCCAGATTTTTAACTGGGTCTCGCGGCCGGAAGCTGCTTTCCATGTGGCAGCCGCGGCAGCAATTGTGGTGCTCCTTGCGATACTACTCTCTATGAATGCACTGGCAATTTTTCTCCGCTATCGATTTGAGAAGAAAGGACCGCAGAACCGATGA
- a CDS encoding DUF2181 domain-containing protein has product MIINRDTLSSSPEDYLRNQGYQAIVWIGEGGPVEDEHQLIITPEEISRAAGGNYGLSQIITEQDLPDSILYCWHGINDYENLRRFLDSSVQWGEVDVRVDPESGELISRHDSLARSPRFSNEEFLTLRESLVRFKKNDRGVKVDLKMGGAVVAETLKLLKSLGFSAEEVWFHADIQVIGIRGFNSLVTTYPYAMVQTTIDPLAPFIAGVPPFGKWMLRFARHWGVNRFLQTWKSRYRVRVLERMERWGLPVNLYQIPDLEEFLKAVLLLPSSITTDFNFPEWGYYGRGSGQNLQWHEYPDHC; this is encoded by the coding sequence TTGATAATTAATCGGGACACCCTTTCGTCTAGCCCGGAAGACTATCTCAGGAATCAGGGATACCAGGCGATTGTGTGGATTGGCGAAGGTGGTCCGGTTGAAGATGAACATCAGTTGATAATAACACCGGAGGAGATTTCGCGCGCCGCTGGTGGAAATTATGGGCTCTCCCAGATAATTACCGAGCAGGATTTGCCGGACAGTATTTTGTATTGCTGGCATGGTATCAACGATTACGAAAATCTACGTCGGTTTTTGGACTCTTCAGTTCAGTGGGGAGAAGTTGACGTTCGTGTTGACCCGGAATCCGGAGAGCTTATCTCCCGACACGATAGTCTCGCCAGATCGCCTAGGTTTAGTAATGAGGAATTTCTGACACTCCGGGAATCGCTGGTTAGATTTAAAAAAAATGATCGCGGCGTGAAAGTTGACCTCAAGATGGGTGGTGCGGTAGTTGCGGAGACCCTCAAACTTCTAAAATCACTGGGATTCTCCGCAGAGGAGGTATGGTTTCATGCAGATATCCAGGTCATCGGAATTCGTGGATTTAACTCACTCGTTACGACGTACCCGTATGCTATGGTACAGACCACCATTGATCCGTTGGCGCCGTTTATTGCGGGAGTTCCGCCATTCGGCAAATGGATGTTGCGTTTTGCGAGACACTGGGGCGTGAACCGGTTTCTCCAGACGTGGAAAAGCCGGTACCGGGTACGGGTTTTGGAGAGGATGGAGAGATGGGGATTACCGGTAAACCTGTACCAGATCCCTGATCTGGAGGAATTCCTGAAGGCCGTACTCCTGCTGCCGTCCTCAATTACCACCGATTTTAATTTTCCGGAATGGGGATATTACGGTCGGGGTTCCGGGCAGAATCTGCAGTGGCATGAATACCCGGATCACTGTTGA
- the gpmI gene encoding 2,3-bisphosphoglycerate-independent phosphoglycerate mutase has product MSKMRNVTLIIMDGLGLREDEEGNAVAKSGVPHLKRYMKEYPMVPISGSGTDVGLPDGIMGNSEVGHMNIGAGRVIPQDVVRISKAAQEGDLADNDTIRAQLNHVKEHNSAWHLIGLLSDGQVHSYNKHVYALLKVAKDAGVEDVYIHCFMDGRDTSPTGGKDYLAELQAQIDEIGVGTIASVIGRYYAMDRDNRWSRTEKAYRLLTYGEGNEASDPVEAVKQSYDEDVTDEFLQPIVIMRDGEPVATIDDKDAVFGFNYRADRMRQITKAFTLPDFEPFDLKNMDINYATMTQYDEEFDLPVAFPPIHTEQVLGEIIANRGLNQLRISETEKYAHVTYFMNCGREEPFANEDRVLIPSPDVATYDLQPEMSCPEVTEQVLEALDSEKYSLIIMNYPNPDMVGHSGDIEATTKAVTTVDEAVNRVVEKILEQDGIAILTADHGNSEQLIDENGGLHTSHTTNPVPFIVIDKHKKHTLREGGRLSDIAPTILRLMEIEQPEEMTGTSLVTD; this is encoded by the coding sequence ATCTCGAAAATGCGAAATGTGACATTGATAATTATGGACGGATTGGGGTTGCGGGAAGATGAAGAGGGTAATGCCGTCGCCAAATCCGGGGTTCCCCATCTCAAGCGATATATGAAGGAGTATCCTATGGTGCCAATCAGCGGTTCGGGGACCGACGTCGGGCTTCCTGATGGCATTATGGGAAACTCGGAAGTCGGCCACATGAATATCGGTGCCGGCCGGGTAATTCCACAGGATGTGGTGCGGATATCCAAGGCAGCTCAGGAGGGCGACCTGGCGGATAATGACACCATTCGAGCCCAGTTGAATCATGTAAAGGAACACAACTCGGCCTGGCATCTCATCGGATTACTTTCTGACGGTCAGGTACACAGCTATAACAAGCATGTCTATGCCTTGCTTAAGGTTGCCAAAGATGCCGGAGTTGAGGACGTCTATATCCATTGTTTTATGGACGGCCGTGATACGTCGCCTACCGGGGGGAAGGACTACCTCGCCGAACTCCAGGCACAGATCGACGAAATCGGCGTCGGAACCATTGCGTCGGTGATCGGGCGCTATTACGCCATGGATCGCGATAACCGGTGGTCGCGAACGGAAAAGGCTTACCGTCTGCTCACATATGGCGAGGGCAATGAAGCCTCCGATCCGGTGGAAGCGGTAAAACAATCTTACGATGAAGACGTGACGGACGAATTTTTGCAGCCCATCGTTATAATGCGGGACGGCGAACCAGTGGCAACGATTGATGACAAAGACGCTGTCTTCGGATTTAACTATCGTGCTGATCGGATGCGCCAGATTACAAAAGCGTTTACGCTTCCGGATTTTGAGCCGTTCGACCTGAAAAATATGGATATCAATTACGCTACGATGACTCAATATGACGAAGAATTTGACCTGCCAGTTGCGTTTCCACCCATCCACACTGAACAAGTGCTTGGGGAAATTATCGCCAATCGGGGTTTGAACCAGCTGCGGATAAGTGAAACGGAAAAATATGCGCATGTGACCTACTTTATGAATTGCGGCCGGGAAGAGCCGTTTGCGAACGAAGACCGGGTCTTGATCCCGTCTCCCGACGTAGCGACGTATGATCTACAGCCCGAGATGAGCTGCCCGGAAGTGACGGAACAGGTCCTGGAAGCCCTGGACAGCGAGAAATATTCCCTCATTATTATGAACTATCCCAACCCGGACATGGTAGGCCACAGTGGCGATATCGAGGCCACAACGAAGGCCGTCACAACTGTTGACGAAGCGGTTAACCGGGTTGTGGAAAAAATCCTCGAACAAGACGGAATTGCCATTCTAACAGCTGATCACGGTAATTCAGAGCAACTTATTGACGAAAATGGTGGACTCCACACCTCGCATACCACGAATCCTGTCCCGTTTATCGTTATCGATAAGCACAAAAAACATACCCTGCGGGAGGGGGGCCGGTTAAGCGATATCGCCCCGACCATTCTCAGGTTAATGGAAATTGAACAGCCCGAGGAAATGACCGGCACCTCACTGGTCACTGATTAA
- a CDS encoding PQQ-dependent sugar dehydrogenase produces the protein MRYIRFITIPTMGIATIVLTFFSITGVACAQNMTEEDLPDFKVRPGYEVTLAVDNLDNARFLEMGDDGTLYVSRPRHEDIVGLTDQDGDGFFESRTTYVENYSRVHGLHYKDGWLWFTQTGAVHKSRDTDGDGVSNEVETVIPEERIYSKGGGHWWRSLLVGDDGIYTSIGDGGNISIQTETERQKIWKYSLDGMEKELFVSGIRNTEKLRFRPGTDEVWGADHGSDWYGRPIGDTRAQQPITDHNPPDEFNHYRKGEFYGHPFIVGNILPRVEYYDRDDIIDLASKTVPPEWMFGAHVATNGFTFVSLENNHFPPDHQGDAFVAQHGSWNSSVKVGYAVVRVLFDDVTGDPYGELEIVQTLADDGETVLERPVDCVEAPDGSILFSGDHGGRVYRITYTGR, from the coding sequence ATGAGATATATACGTTTTATCACTATTCCAACGATGGGTATTGCAACAATAGTTTTAACATTTTTTAGTATTACCGGCGTTGCGTGTGCACAAAATATGACCGAGGAAGATTTGCCGGACTTTAAGGTACGTCCGGGTTACGAAGTCACACTCGCCGTAGATAATCTGGATAATGCCCGATTCCTGGAGATGGGCGACGACGGTACCTTGTATGTCAGCCGACCGCGGCATGAAGATATCGTCGGGCTCACTGACCAGGATGGTGATGGATTCTTCGAATCCCGTACTACTTACGTGGAAAATTATTCCAGAGTGCACGGTTTACACTACAAAGACGGCTGGCTCTGGTTCACCCAGACCGGCGCCGTACACAAAAGCCGCGATACCGATGGAGACGGCGTTTCCAACGAAGTAGAAACGGTGATCCCGGAAGAAAGAATCTACAGCAAAGGAGGCGGACACTGGTGGCGCTCACTCCTAGTGGGGGATGATGGAATATATACCTCAATCGGTGACGGCGGGAATATCAGTATCCAGACGGAGACCGAGCGGCAGAAGATCTGGAAATACTCACTTGATGGGATGGAAAAAGAACTCTTTGTCTCCGGTATCCGAAACACCGAAAAATTGCGGTTTCGCCCTGGTACTGACGAAGTTTGGGGCGCCGATCACGGTAGTGACTGGTACGGGCGGCCCATCGGCGATACTCGTGCCCAACAGCCGATTACGGATCACAATCCACCGGATGAGTTTAACCATTACCGAAAAGGCGAATTCTACGGACATCCGTTTATCGTGGGCAATATTCTGCCGCGCGTCGAATATTACGACCGGGACGATATCATTGATCTCGCGTCGAAAACGGTACCGCCGGAGTGGATGTTCGGAGCTCACGTGGCCACCAACGGCTTCACCTTCGTCAGCCTTGAAAATAACCACTTCCCTCCCGACCATCAGGGTGATGCCTTCGTGGCTCAGCACGGTTCCTGGAACAGCAGTGTCAAGGTTGGATACGCCGTCGTCCGGGTATTGTTTGACGACGTAACCGGCGATCCGTACGGTGAACTGGAAATTGTCCAGACCCTGGCGGATGACGGCGAAACCGTACTGGAGCGCCCGGTTGATTGTGTGGAGGCACCAGACGGTTCAATTCTGTTCAGCGGAGACCACGGCGGACGTGTTTACAGAATCACATATACTGGTCGCTGA
- a CDS encoding HAMP domain-containing protein has protein sequence MGIRRRLHLSFGGIIVGGLILLTVLLSILTKSYLYDLLTDNLRKEAHAIEQMLEYLPENEFALALDSLATTLSRQLKIRVTFMSETGDVLADSDVDYAALDTVENHINRPEVGEAREIGWGTGRRTSATVQEPFLYVAIHQIEPATPVSYVRLAMPLSEVNSTVLHLRMLLIIGGVIILIIVSGTTFYMSSRITNPLNKMARTAQAIADGDYSARTRVSGEDEMGKLGDALNRMAETIESDIRQMRKLERMRTEFIGNTSHELKTPIASIKGYIETLLSGGLDDREVNVRFLERTLQNADRLQLLVQDLIQISRIESGEMRMSLRYFNILELARDLEQEYAPQFRDKAVDWRLRIPEQGDLKVRGDMARIKQVLTNLITNAMKYTHEGEVVLEIEDWENKVKIAVRDTGPGIPPEYQSRVFERFYRIDKDRSRNIGGTGLGLAIVKHIVSAHGSEIQLDSDGQSGSTFWFLLEK, from the coding sequence ATGGGAATTAGACGCAGACTCCACCTCTCTTTTGGTGGGATTATAGTCGGCGGGCTTATCCTGCTCACCGTCTTACTCTCTATCCTCACAAAAAGTTATCTGTATGACCTGCTAACCGACAATCTCCGCAAGGAAGCACACGCTATTGAACAGATGCTGGAGTACCTGCCGGAGAATGAATTCGCTCTGGCACTGGATTCCCTCGCGACGACGCTCAGCCGACAACTGAAAATCCGGGTGACCTTCATGTCCGAAACCGGCGATGTTCTGGCGGACTCAGATGTGGACTATGCCGCTCTGGATACAGTGGAGAACCACATTAATCGCCCCGAAGTGGGCGAGGCCCGTGAGATTGGCTGGGGTACCGGCCGGCGCACCAGTGCTACAGTACAAGAGCCGTTTTTGTACGTCGCCATACATCAAATTGAGCCGGCAACTCCCGTGTCCTATGTCCGCTTGGCTATGCCGCTTAGTGAGGTCAACAGCACTGTCCTGCATTTACGGATGCTCCTGATCATCGGCGGTGTTATCATACTGATTATTGTGAGTGGCACGACCTTTTATATGTCTTCCCGGATTACGAATCCGTTGAATAAGATGGCGCGAACGGCGCAGGCCATTGCCGATGGAGATTACTCAGCGCGGACCAGGGTCTCCGGCGAGGATGAAATGGGTAAACTCGGCGATGCGCTGAACCGAATGGCTGAAACAATCGAATCCGACATCCGGCAGATGCGGAAACTGGAACGGATGCGCACCGAATTTATAGGAAATACTTCCCACGAGCTGAAGACGCCAATCGCGTCGATTAAGGGATACATTGAGACGTTGCTCTCTGGTGGGCTTGATGACAGAGAGGTGAATGTCCGGTTCCTGGAACGAACGCTACAGAATGCCGACCGCCTCCAGCTGCTAGTGCAGGATCTTATCCAGATATCCCGAATCGAGAGCGGTGAAATGCGGATGAGCCTCCGGTATTTTAATATCCTGGAGCTGGCCAGAGATCTTGAACAGGAATACGCCCCGCAATTCAGGGACAAAGCGGTCGATTGGCGGCTCAGGATACCGGAGCAGGGTGATTTGAAAGTCCGGGGGGATATGGCCAGGATTAAACAAGTACTCACCAATCTAATAACCAATGCAATGAAGTATACCCATGAGGGTGAGGTCGTACTGGAAATCGAAGATTGGGAGAACAAGGTCAAAATTGCTGTCAGGGACACCGGCCCCGGCATTCCTCCTGAATACCAAAGCCGGGTATTCGAGCGGTTTTATCGGATCGATAAGGACCGCTCGCGCAACATCGGCGGCACCGGGTTGGGACTGGCTATCGTAAAACACATCGTCTCTGCTCACGGTTCGGAAATTCAGCTGGATAGCGACGGGCAATCCGGATCAACCTTCTGGTTCCTGCTTGAAAAATAG
- the pstC gene encoding phosphate ABC transporter permease subunit PstC, whose amino-acid sequence MSSTQKYRGFRLPRKQYITERIIRGLLFGSGILSIFVTISIVVILVLESSKFFGYEDVSLIKFLTDTQWTPLFADKHFGIMPLLVGTLMVAFIALLVALPLGLLSAIYLSEYAKRNVRSFLKPLLEILAGIPTVVYGYFALVTVTPFLQKLIPGLGVFNALSAGMVMGIMILPMVSSLSEDAIRVVPQSLRNASTALGATKFETTTKVVVPASLSGIVSAFILAASRAIGETMIVAIAAGMNPTLTFSPFNSVETMTAYIVQVSLGDTPVGTLEYQSLFAVGMALFVMTLFFNLISHLVVKRYREVYQ is encoded by the coding sequence GTGAGTAGTACCCAAAAATATCGTGGATTTCGACTGCCCCGGAAGCAGTATATTACGGAGAGAATCATTCGGGGCCTGCTGTTTGGAAGCGGAATTCTCTCCATCTTTGTAACGATCAGCATTGTGGTTATCCTGGTCCTGGAATCGTCTAAATTTTTTGGCTATGAAGATGTGAGTCTGATCAAATTCCTGACAGATACCCAGTGGACCCCGTTATTTGCAGACAAGCACTTCGGTATTATGCCGCTGCTAGTCGGAACGCTGATGGTGGCATTTATCGCCTTACTGGTGGCGCTGCCGCTGGGATTGTTGAGTGCCATCTATCTGAGCGAATATGCCAAGCGTAACGTGCGATCGTTTTTAAAACCTCTGTTAGAGATTCTGGCGGGGATTCCGACAGTTGTATACGGATATTTTGCGCTGGTGACTGTCACGCCTTTCCTGCAGAAACTGATTCCGGGACTGGGCGTCTTTAATGCGTTGAGCGCCGGAATGGTGATGGGAATTATGATTCTGCCGATGGTCTCCTCATTAAGCGAGGATGCCATTCGGGTGGTACCGCAGAGCCTCCGGAATGCATCAACTGCATTGGGTGCAACGAAGTTCGAGACCACAACGAAGGTGGTGGTCCCTGCGAGCCTGTCGGGAATCGTCTCGGCATTTATTCTGGCGGCATCCCGGGCCATCGGTGAAACGATGATCGTTGCCATTGCCGCCGGGATGAACCCCACACTTACGTTTAGCCCGTTCAATTCCGTAGAGACGATGACCGCGTATATCGTCCAGGTGAGTCTGGGGGATACTCCGGTGGGGACGCTGGAATACCAGAGCCTGTTTGCTGTGGGTATGGCGCTGTTTGTAATGACACTGTTCTTTAACCTTATCTCTCATTTAGTAGTGAAGCGCTACCGGGAGGTGTACCAATGA